A window of the Dyadobacter pollutisoli genome harbors these coding sequences:
- a CDS encoding DNA polymerase III subunit alpha, translating to MLLNCHSFFSLRYGMIPEEELLKMSKENGYGCAALTDINNTSGCLNFIRMAPKHDIKPIVGIDFRNGIEQQFVGIAKNNAGFQELNAFLSKHLHTKEDFPDEAPALENAFFIYPFEKLVRTRKQTFLPNEYIGISTRDLNRVQFSPLFKHQDKLVILQPVSFRNKKDFNAHRLLRAVDESTLLSKLNASHTAQETEQILPSNVLRYHFKDFDPIIYNTEKLMAECHINFSFGDDKEHQNLRVFGKSKKDDYQLIRKLSYEGIGHRYGDSVNDIIFDRISMELDLIERQNFIPFFLVNHSITSYARHKGYYYVGRGSGANSIIAYLLNITNVDPIELDLYFERFMNLYRKNPPDFDIDFSWRDREDVTQYIFDTFGKNGQASLLATYSTFQHSAAVRELGKVFGLPAYEIEALSEGKYDPNKLDQFSALVIKYAKYLQDNNQPNHLSIHAGGILISEKPIHHFTATDLPPKGFPTTQFDMVIAEDVGLNKYDILGQRGLAKIKETLEVIRYNRPDAPAFDIDNVKKFKTDPKINNLIKEAQCIGCFYVESPAMRMLLKKLEVDNYLGLVAASSIIRPGVAKSGMMREYILRHQNIEKREDAHPKLMELMPETYGIMVYQEDVIKVAHYFAKLTLGEADVIRRGMSGKFRGRDEFERVKKKYFKNCEELGYDKQMTQDIWNQIASFAGYAFAKGHSASYAVESYQTLFLKAYYPLEYMVAVLNNGGGFYGPELYVHEARMLGANVLAPCVNHSAGETTIEGKDIYLGMQFLNEIEEKTIDKILIARQQDGAFTSLGNFLDRVSISIEQLTILIRINAFRFTGIDKKTLLWKAHFWINKTPKVPQKQLFHTEMKDFELPVFHSSAIDDAYDQIELLGFALCSPFYLLKHELPKSVMSKDLHNYIDCEVVQYGYLVAIKNTRTARGETMYFGTFLDQEGQFIDTVHFPPVASKFKFSGKGVYKIFGKVMDEFGFLSIEVIEMTRMDSAVR from the coding sequence ATGCTACTCAACTGTCACTCTTTTTTTAGTCTGCGATATGGGATGATCCCGGAGGAAGAGTTGCTTAAAATGAGCAAGGAGAACGGCTACGGCTGTGCCGCGCTGACCGACATTAACAACACATCCGGCTGTCTGAATTTTATCAGAATGGCGCCGAAGCATGACATTAAGCCCATTGTCGGCATTGATTTCCGAAACGGCATTGAGCAGCAGTTTGTAGGAATAGCCAAAAACAATGCCGGATTCCAGGAGTTGAATGCGTTCCTGTCCAAACATTTACATACAAAAGAAGACTTCCCGGACGAAGCCCCCGCCCTCGAAAATGCCTTCTTTATTTATCCTTTTGAAAAACTCGTCAGAACCCGCAAACAAACATTCCTCCCCAACGAATACATCGGAATTTCTACCAGGGATTTGAACAGAGTACAGTTTTCTCCACTTTTCAAGCATCAGGACAAGCTTGTCATTTTGCAGCCTGTAAGTTTTCGCAATAAAAAGGACTTCAATGCACACCGGTTGTTACGGGCGGTCGATGAAAGCACATTGCTAAGTAAGCTTAATGCGTCTCACACGGCGCAGGAAACTGAGCAAATACTCCCCTCAAACGTTCTCAGATATCATTTCAAAGATTTTGACCCCATCATTTATAATACTGAAAAGTTAATGGCCGAATGTCATATCAATTTCAGTTTTGGCGACGACAAGGAGCATCAGAATTTGCGGGTATTTGGTAAAAGTAAAAAAGATGATTACCAACTGATCCGTAAACTCAGCTACGAGGGCATTGGACACAGGTACGGAGATAGTGTCAATGACATTATTTTTGACAGGATTTCCATGGAGCTGGACCTCATCGAAAGGCAAAACTTCATTCCCTTTTTCCTGGTTAATCACAGCATTACCAGTTACGCCCGCCACAAAGGCTATTACTATGTTGGGCGTGGAAGTGGTGCGAACAGTATCATTGCCTACCTGCTGAATATTACCAATGTAGATCCCATCGAGCTGGACCTGTACTTTGAGCGGTTCATGAATTTGTATCGTAAAAATCCACCCGATTTTGATATCGATTTTTCCTGGCGCGACCGCGAAGACGTAACTCAATACATTTTCGATACTTTCGGAAAGAACGGGCAGGCGTCGTTACTAGCTACTTACAGCACATTCCAGCACAGCGCGGCGGTGCGGGAGCTGGGGAAAGTATTTGGCTTGCCTGCTTACGAGATCGAAGCATTGAGCGAGGGTAAGTACGATCCGAACAAGCTGGACCAGTTTTCCGCGCTAGTCATCAAGTATGCCAAATATTTGCAGGATAACAATCAGCCCAACCATCTGAGCATTCACGCCGGTGGAATATTGATCTCCGAAAAACCCATTCATCACTTTACCGCCACTGACCTTCCTCCCAAAGGCTTCCCAACCACCCAATTTGACATGGTCATTGCCGAAGATGTGGGCCTGAACAAGTATGACATTCTTGGTCAAAGGGGATTAGCGAAGATCAAGGAGACATTGGAAGTGATCCGCTACAACCGTCCGGACGCCCCGGCCTTTGATATTGACAATGTCAAAAAATTCAAGACTGACCCGAAAATCAACAACCTGATCAAAGAGGCGCAATGCATTGGCTGTTTTTATGTGGAATCTCCCGCCATGCGAATGTTGCTTAAAAAGCTCGAAGTAGACAATTACCTGGGTTTGGTCGCGGCCAGTTCCATTATCAGACCGGGCGTTGCCAAGAGCGGGATGATGCGGGAATACATTTTGCGGCATCAGAACATTGAAAAAAGAGAGGATGCGCACCCCAAATTAATGGAGCTGATGCCTGAGACTTACGGTATCATGGTGTACCAGGAAGATGTGATTAAAGTAGCACATTACTTTGCCAAACTGACATTGGGAGAAGCTGATGTAATTCGGCGTGGCATGAGCGGTAAATTTCGTGGTCGCGATGAATTTGAGAGGGTTAAGAAAAAATATTTCAAAAATTGCGAAGAGCTGGGTTACGACAAGCAAATGACCCAGGACATCTGGAATCAGATCGCAAGCTTTGCCGGTTACGCATTTGCAAAAGGCCATTCTGCATCCTACGCGGTGGAAAGTTATCAGACACTTTTCCTCAAAGCCTACTATCCGCTGGAATACATGGTGGCTGTTTTGAACAATGGTGGCGGGTTTTACGGACCTGAGTTATATGTACACGAGGCGAGAATGCTGGGCGCAAATGTACTGGCGCCTTGTGTCAACCACAGCGCCGGCGAAACCACCATTGAGGGAAAGGACATTTATCTGGGAATGCAGTTTCTGAATGAAATTGAAGAGAAAACCATCGACAAAATCCTGATAGCCAGGCAGCAGGACGGGGCATTTACGTCGCTGGGCAATTTTCTCGACCGTGTTTCTATTTCCATTGAACAACTGACCATTCTGATACGCATTAATGCATTTCGTTTTACCGGCATTGATAAAAAAACATTGCTTTGGAAGGCTCATTTCTGGATTAATAAAACACCTAAGGTGCCGCAGAAACAGTTGTTTCATACCGAAATGAAGGATTTTGAGCTACCCGTTTTTCATTCTTCCGCTATCGATGATGCGTACGACCAGATCGAGCTACTGGGTTTTGCGCTTTGCAGCCCTTTTTACCTTTTAAAACATGAGTTGCCCAAAAGTGTGATGTCGAAGGACTTGCACAACTATATTGACTGTGAAGTGGTACAATATGGTTATTTAGTCGCGATCAAAAATACCCGGACTGCGAGAGGAGAAACGATGTATTTTGGTACATTTCTGGATCAGGAGGGGCAGTTTATTGACACTGTTCACTTCCCGCCGGTTGCGTCAAAGTTCAAATTTTCAGGAAAAGGGGTATACAAGATCTTCGGCAAAGTAATGGACGAATTCGGATTTCTGAGTATCGAAGTCATTGAAATGACCCGAATGGATTCAGCGGTAAGATAG
- a CDS encoding bifunctional transcriptional activator/DNA repair enzyme AdaA, whose amino-acid sequence MLTTEMMYQALVEKNVSYEGTFIAAVKTTGIFCRPTCTARKPKAENVEFFKTTKEAILHGYRPCKVCNPLEKMGETPHYISDILKEINADPSLKFKDWNLLQRGIEPSKIRRWFLKNHGITFHAYQRMFRINSAFKKIQNGESVTSAAFDAGYESLSGFNDSFKSIFGVSPVHSKSKQIINIVRLETPLGTMYACAVEEGICLLEFTDRKMLETEFKYLSKKLNAVIIQGANRHFDTLKAQLDEYFEGKRKHFTVPLFTPGTDFQQMVWQELRNIPFGATRSYKQQSIALDKPDAVRAVANANGMNKISILIPCHRVIGENGMLTGYGGGLWRKQWLLDHEKNNC is encoded by the coding sequence ATGCTTACTACTGAAATGATGTATCAGGCCCTGGTTGAAAAGAACGTTTCTTACGAAGGAACATTTATCGCGGCCGTGAAAACTACCGGCATCTTTTGTCGACCGACTTGCACAGCCCGCAAACCAAAAGCTGAAAATGTTGAGTTTTTCAAAACAACCAAGGAAGCCATTCTACACGGATACCGACCCTGTAAAGTATGTAACCCCTTGGAAAAGATGGGAGAAACGCCGCATTACATTTCAGATATCCTAAAAGAGATCAATGCTGACCCTTCCCTCAAATTCAAAGACTGGAACCTGTTGCAAAGAGGGATTGAGCCAAGCAAAATCCGGAGGTGGTTTCTCAAAAATCACGGGATCACATTTCATGCCTACCAGCGGATGTTCAGGATCAATTCGGCCTTCAAGAAAATACAAAACGGCGAATCGGTCACTTCTGCCGCTTTCGACGCAGGTTATGAGTCGCTCAGCGGCTTTAATGATTCGTTCAAATCCATATTTGGGGTATCTCCCGTGCATAGCAAAAGCAAGCAGATCATTAACATTGTCCGTCTGGAAACGCCGCTCGGGACAATGTATGCCTGCGCCGTGGAGGAAGGAATTTGCCTTCTTGAATTTACAGACCGAAAAATGCTCGAAACGGAGTTCAAATATTTATCTAAAAAGCTTAACGCGGTCATCATTCAGGGCGCCAACCGCCACTTTGACACATTGAAAGCCCAGCTTGACGAGTACTTTGAGGGAAAACGCAAACATTTTACAGTTCCGCTCTTTACACCCGGTACCGATTTCCAGCAGATGGTTTGGCAGGAATTACGCAACATTCCTTTCGGAGCCACCCGTTCCTATAAGCAGCAATCCATTGCTTTGGACAAACCGGACGCCGTGCGCGCCGTCGCCAATGCGAATGGTATGAACAAGATTTCAATCCTGATCCCTTGCCATCGCGTAATTGGCGAGAATGGAATGCTCACGGGCTACGGGGGCGGACTATGGAGAAAACAATGGCTTCTGGATCACGAGAAAAACAACTGCTAA
- a CDS encoding lipocalin family protein, producing the protein MKKRTCLLLLFVCTLSCTRESGSITGSWVTDMPDQPQHKQGFTLKADGNAVAINLGEVNYENWEKQGDRLIIYGNSGTDDQKRIADTLKIISVADSTLILERNGEKFSYSKTVSPDKLITDFEIYECFAYKAKKDSAFMHINVADSIVTGELVYLFFEKDKNQGKINGVMRGDTLLATYTFVAEGTESTREVAFLKKGSAWQEGFGTVIDQNGQMIFKDRSKLNFRKSFSFKGVKCPEMIE; encoded by the coding sequence ATGAAAAAGCGCACTTGCCTTCTCTTATTATTCGTCTGCACTTTGTCATGCACCAGGGAATCCGGCTCCATTACCGGCAGCTGGGTAACCGATATGCCGGATCAGCCTCAACACAAACAGGGCTTTACACTCAAAGCTGACGGAAACGCGGTAGCTATCAACCTGGGTGAGGTGAATTATGAAAACTGGGAAAAACAGGGCGATAGGCTGATCATCTATGGGAATAGCGGCACTGACGATCAGAAGAGAATTGCCGATACGCTCAAAATCATTTCAGTTGCAGACAGCACATTGATTCTCGAAAGAAATGGTGAAAAATTCTCCTATTCTAAAACCGTTTCTCCTGATAAATTGATTACCGATTTCGAAATTTATGAATGCTTCGCTTACAAGGCCAAAAAAGATTCGGCATTCATGCATATCAATGTCGCCGACAGCATTGTGACGGGTGAACTCGTTTATTTGTTTTTTGAAAAGGATAAAAATCAGGGAAAAATTAATGGCGTAATGCGAGGAGATACCTTGTTGGCGACGTACACATTTGTCGCTGAGGGAACAGAGTCTACCAGAGAGGTCGCATTCTTAAAAAAAGGGAGTGCCTGGCAGGAAGGTTTTGGCACTGTCATTGATCAAAACGGACAGATGATTTTCAAAGACCGATCGAAGCTGAATTTCAGAAAAAGCTTTTCTTTCAAAGGCGTAAAATGTCCTGAAATGATTGAGTAG
- a CDS encoding M16 family metallopeptidase gives MKKAFIAICFAGLGICFATPLSAQNLSTQKVPLDPDVKMGRLKNGITYYIKKNAEPKNRAELRLAVKAGSVLENDNQQGLAHFMEHMNFNGTTNFPKNELVNFLQKIGVRFGADLNAYTGFDETVYMLPIPTDSAGLLDKGIQVLEDWAHGALLDPSEIDKERGVVLEESRMGRGAQQRMRDKFLKVILNNSRYAERLPIGKDSILKSFKPETIASFYRDWYRPDLMAVIAVGDFDVAKVEATIIQKFSSIAPPANPKKRIRYDIPLDGSTKVAIVTDPEYPQNLIQLIYKQPNSKEKTLQDVRNNFSQELYNSMMGQRMQELTQKANPPFLYGGSEYGDFLGNLDSYTSVALAKDAGSMKTALTALLEENARVQKFGFTQPELDRAKKDFFNAIEQYYKERDKTKSGNHVQEYLNHFLHDKPYMGAAAYFEFVKKHLDGVTLVEINALAKKYITDKNRAVVVMGPEKSKDALPTEAEIRKLLAEAGKDVTAYVDDVVDSPLLPTEPKAGKITGEKKLEKLGTTELTLSNGVKVLLKPTDFKNDEILIKATAKGGYSLFPDERETGIFTSYLIQSGGVGPYNQTQLQKFLAGKTANAGPYVSELTEGIGGNTNPKDLETTLQLIYAYFTEPRKDADVVTGILANQKAYLENMQKTLTPEKVYSDSLNAVLTSYNPKRKPLKPESVDKVNLDRAVAIYKDRFSDASDFVFTIVGAFKIEDIKPLIEKYLGGLPSTDRDDTFRHPSIFPPKGRIEKTIYKGLEPKSRVTLVSSGEYEYSPENNIQIEALQEVLQIKLIESLREEESGVYGVGVSESTDKFPTGHYRFSVGFGCAPENVDKLVKRTQEEIAKIKQNGADPKDIEKFVAETQRKTETALKTNNFWLDYLDDNTFLGDDLDEVFLQDKLLKSVTVESTKAAAQKYFNDDNFIKVVLMPEKK, from the coding sequence ATGAAAAAGGCATTTATAGCGATATGCTTTGCCGGATTGGGAATATGTTTTGCGACCCCTCTTTCAGCACAAAACCTAAGTACTCAAAAAGTCCCTCTTGATCCCGATGTAAAAATGGGAAGACTCAAAAATGGGATTACTTATTATATCAAAAAGAACGCAGAGCCGAAAAATCGCGCAGAACTGAGGCTTGCTGTGAAAGCAGGTTCGGTGCTGGAAAATGATAATCAGCAGGGATTGGCCCACTTCATGGAGCACATGAATTTCAATGGGACCACCAATTTCCCTAAAAATGAATTAGTCAATTTCCTGCAAAAGATCGGAGTAAGATTCGGGGCTGACCTGAATGCATATACTGGTTTTGATGAAACCGTGTACATGCTGCCAATCCCAACGGATTCGGCCGGATTATTGGACAAAGGGATCCAGGTGCTGGAAGATTGGGCGCATGGTGCATTGCTTGATCCATCCGAAATAGATAAAGAAAGAGGCGTTGTTTTGGAAGAGTCACGCATGGGCCGTGGCGCGCAGCAAAGAATGCGGGATAAATTCCTGAAAGTGATCCTGAATAATTCAAGGTATGCAGAGCGTTTGCCGATTGGGAAAGACAGCATCTTGAAATCTTTCAAACCCGAAACGATCGCCTCTTTTTATAGAGACTGGTACCGCCCCGACCTGATGGCGGTGATCGCCGTGGGGGATTTTGATGTTGCCAAAGTGGAGGCTACTATCATTCAAAAGTTCAGTTCAATTGCTCCTCCGGCCAACCCCAAAAAACGGATCAGATATGACATTCCGTTGGACGGTTCTACCAAAGTAGCCATTGTGACGGACCCGGAATATCCTCAAAATTTAATCCAGCTTATTTATAAACAGCCCAATAGCAAAGAAAAAACTTTGCAGGATGTAAGAAACAATTTTAGTCAGGAACTGTACAATTCCATGATGGGCCAGCGGATGCAGGAGCTGACGCAAAAGGCAAATCCTCCATTTCTCTATGGCGGAAGTGAGTATGGCGACTTCCTAGGCAACCTGGATTCTTATACTTCGGTTGCTTTGGCGAAAGATGCAGGTTCTATGAAAACAGCATTAACTGCATTGTTGGAAGAGAATGCCCGTGTTCAGAAATTCGGTTTTACGCAACCAGAATTGGATCGTGCGAAGAAGGATTTTTTCAACGCCATCGAACAGTATTATAAGGAAAGAGATAAGACCAAATCGGGTAATCATGTACAGGAATACCTGAATCACTTTCTGCACGACAAGCCTTACATGGGGGCAGCAGCATATTTTGAATTTGTTAAAAAACACCTGGATGGTGTCACGCTGGTCGAAATCAATGCGCTTGCTAAAAAATATATTACAGACAAGAACAGGGCCGTGGTAGTAATGGGCCCTGAGAAAAGCAAAGATGCGCTTCCAACAGAGGCTGAAATACGCAAGCTCCTCGCCGAGGCGGGGAAGGATGTAACGGCCTATGTGGATGACGTCGTTGATTCTCCGCTACTCCCTACTGAGCCCAAAGCGGGAAAAATAACGGGAGAAAAGAAGCTTGAAAAACTGGGTACCACCGAACTTACACTGTCGAATGGTGTGAAAGTGCTGCTTAAACCGACTGATTTCAAAAACGACGAAATCCTGATCAAGGCGACTGCCAAAGGAGGATATTCGCTTTTCCCGGACGAAAGGGAGACGGGGATATTCACAAGTTACCTGATCCAGTCGGGCGGTGTGGGGCCTTACAATCAGACGCAACTGCAAAAATTCCTTGCCGGAAAAACCGCGAATGCCGGGCCTTATGTGAGTGAATTGACCGAGGGAATTGGTGGTAATACCAATCCAAAAGACCTGGAAACAACATTGCAGCTGATCTACGCCTATTTCACAGAACCAAGAAAAGATGCTGACGTAGTAACTGGTATTTTGGCGAATCAAAAAGCATATCTGGAAAATATGCAGAAGACATTAACACCCGAAAAAGTGTACTCCGACTCGCTGAATGCCGTACTAACGAGCTACAATCCGAAGCGTAAACCATTGAAACCGGAAAGCGTAGACAAAGTAAATCTGGACCGCGCGGTGGCTATTTACAAGGATCGTTTCTCAGATGCTTCCGACTTTGTCTTTACCATTGTGGGTGCATTCAAAATAGAGGATATTAAACCTTTGATTGAAAAATACCTGGGTGGCTTACCGTCAACAGACCGGGATGACACATTCAGACACCCATCGATTTTCCCTCCGAAAGGACGGATAGAGAAGACCATTTATAAGGGATTGGAACCGAAAAGCCGTGTTACACTCGTTTCAAGCGGTGAGTACGAGTATAGCCCTGAAAACAATATTCAAATCGAAGCATTGCAAGAGGTACTACAGATCAAGTTGATCGAGTCATTGCGTGAAGAAGAAAGCGGCGTTTACGGCGTGGGAGTTTCGGAGAGTACCGACAAATTTCCGACGGGACATTACCGGTTTAGTGTTGGCTTTGGCTGCGCGCCGGAGAATGTGGACAAGCTCGTTAAGCGCACTCAGGAAGAAATCGCTAAGATTAAGCAGAACGGAGCCGATCCGAAAGACATTGAAAAATTTGTGGCTGAAACCCAGCGTAAAACAGAAACTGCATTAAAAACTAACAACTTCTGGCTCGACTACCTGGACGACAATACATTCCTTGGCGACGACCTGGACGAAGTTTTCCTGCAAGATAAACTCCTAAAATCCGTGACCGTAGAAAGCACAAAAGCCGCCGCACAAAAGTACTTCAACGATGATAACTTCATCAAGGTTGTGCTGATGCCAGAGAAGAAATGA
- the tnpA gene encoding IS200/IS605 family transposase has product MKIWVHAVWSTKYRQPILEERILREVCAHIKTNARSKDIFIDRINGHVDHIHVLMLLKSENSISKQMQLLKGESAFWANKVGLVNGGLEWCVKYFASSVCDDKLDIVRRYIDNQAVHHRKQFSQEEHKIFLEELGYTEEDFG; this is encoded by the coding sequence GTGAAAATTTGGGTACACGCTGTTTGGAGTACAAAATACAGGCAACCTATTCTTGAAGAGCGAATCTTGCGAGAGGTTTGTGCACACATTAAAACGAATGCAAGGTCAAAGGATATTTTCATTGATCGGATAAATGGTCATGTAGATCACATTCACGTGCTAATGTTGCTCAAAAGCGAGAATAGCATTTCAAAGCAGATGCAGCTGCTGAAAGGGGAAAGTGCTTTTTGGGCAAATAAAGTTGGATTGGTTAATGGCGGCTTGGAATGGTGTGTCAAATATTTTGCATCCTCCGTCTGCGATGACAAGCTTGATATTGTCAGGAGATACATTGACAATCAGGCTGTTCATCATCGGAAGCAATTTTCTCAGGAAGAGCATAAGATCTTTTTGGAAGAGCTGGGATATACGGAGGAGGACTTTGGCTAA
- a CDS encoding DUF3820 family protein produces the protein MQELPQPDSEMLKELIRYKMPFGKYKDWIIADLPVSYLEWFQTQGFPAGKLGMLLSTMYEIRLNGLEFLVQGLRKLK, from the coding sequence ATGCAGGAACTCCCACAACCGGATTCAGAAATGCTCAAAGAACTGATTCGCTATAAAATGCCTTTTGGCAAATATAAGGACTGGATCATCGCCGATCTACCAGTATCCTACCTAGAATGGTTTCAAACGCAAGGCTTCCCCGCGGGAAAACTAGGGATGTTGCTCAGCACCATGTATGAGATCCGGCTGAATGGGCTGGAATTTTTGGTACAAGGGCTTCGGAAGCTGAAATGA
- a CDS encoding nicotinate phosphoribosyltransferase: MINELYDTSLSLLTDLYQLTMAYGYWKAGKAEQEAVFNLYFRKHPFQGGFTVTCGLNSVIDYLNEYRFSEEDLDYIRTLTGNDGQKLFEPGFLEYLRTMELQCSIHAIPEGTVVFPNEPLLRIQGPILQCQLLETPLLNLINFQSLVATKAARMRLIAQDDALLEFGLRRAQGPDGGVTASRAAYIGGFDATSNVLAGKLYGIPVKGTHAHSWVMSFDSELEAFEAYARFMPNNVTLLVDTYNSLNGVRHAIKAGQQLRKRGYELGGIRLDSGDLAYLSIEARKLLDEAGFESTNIVASNDLDEYIMDSLKIQGSKIDIWGIGTKLVTAFDQPALGGVFKLAAIKADSGEWDYKLKLSEQAIKVSTPGIQQVRRFKDSKGFVSDMIFNIETPLMGKATMVDPYDFTKNRSFAESTQFEDLLVPIFAKGQLIYTLPSIYETRKRVQEQLSHFYKGIKRFVNPHTYPVGLEKELFDMKTDLIMKLRAGNEE; this comes from the coding sequence ATGATCAATGAATTGTACGACACTTCACTAAGCCTTTTAACCGACCTGTATCAGCTTACAATGGCTTATGGCTACTGGAAAGCTGGAAAAGCGGAGCAGGAGGCGGTCTTCAACCTGTATTTCAGAAAGCATCCTTTTCAGGGAGGTTTTACCGTTACCTGCGGCTTAAACAGTGTTATTGACTATTTGAACGAATACCGGTTCAGTGAAGAAGACCTTGATTACATAAGGACATTGACCGGGAATGACGGGCAAAAATTATTTGAACCCGGGTTTCTGGAATATCTTCGGACGATGGAGTTACAATGCAGCATTCATGCGATCCCGGAAGGTACCGTGGTGTTTCCTAATGAGCCACTACTAAGGATTCAGGGGCCTATTCTTCAATGTCAGCTACTGGAAACACCGCTTTTGAACCTCATTAATTTTCAATCGTTGGTTGCGACGAAAGCCGCGAGAATGCGGCTGATAGCGCAGGATGACGCTTTGCTGGAATTTGGCTTGCGTCGGGCACAAGGCCCGGACGGGGGCGTTACAGCGAGTCGCGCCGCATACATAGGAGGCTTCGACGCTACTTCCAATGTGCTGGCGGGGAAGTTGTACGGCATTCCTGTCAAAGGGACACATGCGCACAGCTGGGTTATGTCATTCGATAGCGAGCTGGAAGCATTTGAAGCCTATGCGCGGTTCATGCCCAACAATGTGACCTTGCTGGTGGATACTTACAATTCGTTGAACGGCGTGCGGCATGCAATCAAAGCTGGGCAGCAGCTGCGTAAGCGCGGTTATGAGCTCGGCGGGATACGGCTGGACTCGGGGGATCTTGCTTATTTGAGTATCGAGGCCAGAAAGCTGCTGGACGAGGCTGGGTTTGAGAGTACAAATATTGTTGCCAGCAATGATCTGGACGAATATATTATGGATAGTTTGAAGATCCAGGGCTCGAAAATCGATATTTGGGGAATCGGAACAAAGCTGGTCACAGCCTTTGATCAGCCAGCCCTGGGAGGGGTTTTTAAGTTAGCAGCCATTAAGGCTGACTCGGGAGAATGGGATTACAAACTGAAATTATCTGAGCAAGCGATCAAGGTTTCCACGCCGGGAATTCAACAGGTGCGCCGGTTTAAGGACTCGAAGGGTTTTGTTTCGGATATGATTTTCAACATTGAAACACCTCTGATGGGCAAGGCGACGATGGTGGATCCTTATGATTTTACTAAAAACCGGTCCTTTGCAGAATCCACCCAGTTTGAAGATTTACTTGTTCCAATATTTGCCAAAGGCCAACTGATCTATACCTTGCCGTCCATTTATGAGACGAGGAAGCGTGTGCAGGAGCAGCTGTCCCATTTTTACAAAGGTATCAAACGTTTTGTCAACCCGCATACCTATCCCGTAGGGCTGGAAAAAGAGCTGTTTGATATGAAAACTGACCTGATCATGAAGTTGCGGGCGGGGAACGAAGAATAA